Proteins encoded in a region of the Flavobacterium sp. MDT1-60 genome:
- a CDS encoding SusC/RagA family TonB-linked outer membrane protein — protein MMILCVLFSLSQVHGYAISSTSTTESQNVNQQKSIKGQVNDENGVPMPGVSVLEKGSKNGTTTDFDGKFTLKTENENAVLLVSYLGYVTAEVAIKGQASITVKMQKATASLDEVVVVGYGKMKKKDLTGAIVQITPEKLANQNPQTVQDILRGTPGVRVGYDPSAKGGGSLQIRGQSSVYTDGSHNSPLIILDGMQFYGELSEINPDDIGQIDILKDASAASVYGARAAAGVIIISTKKGKTGKPIVSFTTNTTISNKSAYRDVYSPEGYLKYREDWETAATYGGNAATGQYEAWMVGTVAAGKPGYFSSPDDLGKWGITQAQWLAYQPTTQTAGKSTKEVWGARLGLNFDPSLMANFLAGKTHDWNDSSFRTGINHDNNLSISGASDKVNYYMSFGYLTSEGAIVGNDYNAARANMKIDAKITDWLDFGANVNFQDRSDGDITPSLGTGAGDNNMLRTSPFGTFIDANGNYERQPMGKNVSGQNYNYYYERQFIEKETGYTTLNTIFNTKITLPLGITYTFNIAPRYQFFHDRYFRSTQNPNWPAATTGATRNNNSSFDYNLNNTLAWDYTFAEKHHIIATFVQEAEERRYWSDGMDAYNILPTDALGFHYVDTATMANSKIRSEDTHQTADGLMARLFYSFDNRYMLTATVRRDGYSAFGASNPYATFPSFGVAWNFKNENWFNWDAMSTGKLRLSWGENGNRSLNNPYISLANLVNTGTMGYLDATGKALEMKYLALDRMANPNLEWEKTRSTNIGLDLGFLHDRITASVDVYKKSTIDMIMSQALPGFTGFSTIATNLGEVQNQGFELSINTINMRKPNFEWRTTLGISYNENKIVSLYGNMVEVKDGNGTVIGTKEGDDSANGWFIGRPITQIWDYKITGIWQKEEWKEAQKYGQRPGDPKVANSYTVDDVDAVGADGVPYKKAVYNEKDKQFLGNSSAPVQWSLRNEFKIYKNWDLAINMYSYMGHKSLNSNYMNTFNDASLYKFNFNPYLNPYWTLDNPTNDWARLDAKGPAGTPVAPGKLYDRSFIRLDNISLAYSLPRDLLDRVHIKNLKIYTSVQNVATWSASKEWKYYGDPETGGLATRQFNLGFNVQL, from the coding sequence ATGATGATACTCTGTGTATTGTTTTCTTTATCTCAAGTCCATGGGTACGCCATTAGTTCTACGAGTACAACAGAGTCACAAAATGTAAACCAGCAAAAAAGCATTAAAGGTCAGGTCAATGATGAAAACGGTGTACCAATGCCGGGAGTTTCTGTTTTAGAAAAAGGAAGTAAAAATGGTACGACAACAGATTTTGACGGAAAATTTACTTTAAAAACAGAGAACGAGAATGCAGTGTTACTGGTTTCCTATTTAGGATATGTAACGGCTGAAGTTGCTATAAAAGGGCAAGCTTCAATTACTGTAAAAATGCAAAAAGCTACGGCTTCATTAGACGAAGTTGTGGTAGTAGGTTACGGTAAAATGAAAAAAAAGGATTTAACGGGAGCAATCGTTCAGATAACTCCTGAGAAGCTGGCGAACCAAAATCCGCAAACCGTTCAGGATATATTGAGAGGTACTCCTGGTGTAAGAGTAGGTTATGACCCTTCTGCAAAAGGAGGAGGATCCCTGCAGATTCGTGGACAAAGTTCTGTTTATACTGATGGAAGCCATAATTCACCGCTTATTATTTTAGACGGAATGCAGTTCTATGGTGAGCTTTCAGAAATCAATCCGGATGATATCGGCCAGATCGATATTTTAAAAGACGCATCAGCAGCATCCGTATATGGAGCGAGAGCGGCAGCCGGGGTTATTATTATTTCAACCAAAAAAGGTAAGACCGGTAAGCCTATCGTGAGTTTTACTACAAACACGACTATTAGCAATAAGAGTGCCTATCGTGATGTGTATTCACCGGAAGGGTATTTAAAATATCGTGAAGATTGGGAGACAGCTGCAACTTATGGAGGTAATGCAGCAACCGGGCAATACGAAGCCTGGATGGTAGGAACGGTTGCTGCTGGTAAACCAGGGTATTTTTCAAGTCCTGATGATTTAGGCAAGTGGGGTATTACTCAAGCCCAATGGTTAGCGTATCAACCCACTACGCAAACAGCAGGAAAAAGTACGAAGGAAGTATGGGGAGCCCGGTTAGGATTGAATTTTGATCCTTCACTGATGGCAAATTTCCTTGCAGGAAAAACACACGATTGGAATGACAGCTCTTTTAGAACAGGGATTAATCATGACAATAATTTAAGTATTTCCGGAGCAAGCGACAAAGTAAATTATTATATGTCTTTTGGCTATTTAACGTCTGAAGGAGCTATTGTTGGAAATGATTATAACGCAGCTCGTGCCAATATGAAGATTGACGCTAAAATTACGGATTGGCTTGACTTTGGAGCAAACGTTAATTTTCAGGATCGATCAGATGGAGATATTACTCCCTCTTTAGGTACAGGTGCAGGGGATAATAATATGTTGAGAACCAGTCCATTTGGAACCTTTATAGATGCAAATGGCAACTATGAGAGACAGCCGATGGGGAAAAATGTTTCAGGACAGAACTATAATTATTACTACGAACGTCAATTTATCGAGAAGGAAACAGGATATACTACATTGAATACCATTTTCAATACAAAGATAACGTTGCCTTTAGGTATCACTTATACATTTAACATTGCTCCTCGTTATCAATTTTTTCACGATCGTTATTTTCGATCGACACAAAATCCAAATTGGCCTGCTGCTACCACTGGAGCAACCAGAAATAATAATTCAAGTTTCGATTATAACCTAAATAATACATTAGCATGGGATTATACATTTGCTGAAAAACACCATATCATAGCAACATTTGTTCAGGAAGCTGAAGAACGACGTTATTGGTCAGATGGAATGGATGCCTATAATATCCTGCCTACGGATGCTTTAGGGTTTCACTATGTCGACACTGCAACAATGGCTAATAGCAAAATTAGATCAGAAGATACACATCAAACGGCAGATGGTTTGATGGCAAGGCTTTTCTATTCGTTTGATAATCGTTATATGCTGACAGCGACTGTCCGTCGTGATGGATATTCGGCATTTGGAGCTTCAAATCCTTACGCAACTTTCCCTTCTTTTGGGGTTGCATGGAACTTTAAAAATGAAAACTGGTTTAATTGGGATGCTATGAGTACCGGTAAATTACGTTTGTCCTGGGGTGAAAACGGAAACAGATCGCTCAATAATCCATACATTTCTTTGGCAAACCTGGTAAATACCGGAACGATGGGTTACTTAGATGCTACAGGAAAAGCTCTTGAAATGAAGTATTTAGCACTTGATCGTATGGCAAATCCAAATTTGGAATGGGAAAAAACAAGATCAACAAATATTGGTCTTGACTTAGGTTTCTTACATGATCGTATTACTGCTTCTGTAGATGTTTATAAAAAATCTACCATTGACATGATTATGAGCCAGGCTCTTCCGGGTTTCACTGGTTTTTCAACGATTGCAACCAATTTGGGAGAAGTTCAAAATCAAGGTTTTGAATTGAGTATTAACACTATAAATATGAGGAAACCGAACTTTGAATGGCGTACTACACTTGGGATATCTTATAACGAAAATAAGATTGTGTCATTATATGGTAATATGGTAGAGGTTAAGGATGGCAATGGTACTGTGATCGGAACTAAAGAAGGGGATGATTCAGCTAATGGATGGTTTATAGGCAGACCGATCACCCAAATTTGGGATTATAAAATAACCGGAATTTGGCAAAAGGAGGAGTGGAAAGAAGCTCAAAAATACGGACAGCGTCCCGGAGATCCAAAAGTAGCCAACAGCTATACTGTAGATGATGTTGATGCGGTAGGAGCAGATGGTGTTCCTTATAAAAAAGCGGTTTACAATGAAAAAGACAAGCAGTTTTTAGGAAATTCAAGTGCTCCTGTACAGTGGTCGTTGCGCAATGAATTTAAGATTTATAAAAATTGGGATTTAGCTATCAATATGTATTCCTATATGGGGCATAAATCACTTAATTCAAACTATATGAATACGTTCAACGATGCCAGTTTGTATAAATTTAACTTCAATCCCTATTTAAATCCGTATTGGACACTTGACAACCCAACCAATGATTGGGCGCGCCTTGATGCTAAGGGACCTGCCGGAACACCGGTTGCACCAGGGAAATTGTATGATCGCAGTTTTATTCGTTTAGACAACATTTCGCTGGCTTATTCTCTTCCAAGAGATCTTTTAGATCGCGTGCATATTAAAAATTTAAAAATTTATACTTCGGTTCAAAACGTAGCAACATGGTCTGCTTCTAAAGAATGGAAATATTATGGAGACCCTGAAACAGGAGGATTGGCCACAAGACAGTTTAATTTAGGTTTTAATGTCCAACTTTAA
- a CDS encoding class I SAM-dependent methyltransferase: protein MTDKSQLRSSIFRHLDGLAVAPVAIALKKNAVLDFILNKKQVQLSELVTVFKANEGYLNVGLRILASQDFLNYEVDNKTQEIKISVNEKTAIAFSLFYLYEDVVDLLQFSIRFHTRIFDDVPFEKLNLIFEKYKKRYEIKPSDDVLTNTILDQILKHIEGYLIAPTIVRLAMNGMFHKYFMETSFRPEEFHKSPENFKKILDFLVHLGWFMEKNGNYQFTETGLFFAKRASAYGVTVSYLPTFAKIEELIFGDPAVLRMVIDGENEIHVDREMNVWGSGGAHDTYFKVVDEIIISLFNLPIEEQPKGILDMGCGNGAFLQHIFEVIDRQTLRGKMLDEYPLFLVGADYNQAALKVTRANLIKADIWAKVIWGDIGRPDLLSDDLRENYNIDLKDLLNVRTFLDHNRIWTDPKHINKDRISTSTGAFAYRGKRISSNLVEDNLLEHLQKWSPYVRKFGLLLIELHTINPKLAAHNLGKTPATAYDATHGFSDQYIVEIDVFNKVAAEAGLFPDKSIFKRFPDADIATVSINLLKGN, encoded by the coding sequence ATGACCGATAAATCACAACTCCGTAGCTCTATTTTCAGACATCTTGACGGCTTAGCTGTTGCTCCGGTAGCAATAGCATTAAAGAAAAATGCAGTTTTAGATTTTATCCTGAACAAAAAGCAAGTACAATTATCAGAACTTGTAACTGTTTTTAAAGCAAATGAGGGTTATCTGAATGTTGGTTTGAGGATTTTGGCTTCTCAGGATTTTTTAAATTACGAGGTCGATAACAAAACACAGGAAATTAAGATCTCAGTAAATGAAAAGACGGCAATAGCTTTTTCACTATTTTATCTTTATGAGGATGTAGTTGATTTACTTCAGTTTTCTATCCGGTTTCATACACGCATTTTTGACGATGTACCGTTTGAAAAACTCAATCTTATTTTTGAAAAATATAAAAAAAGATACGAAATAAAACCCTCCGATGATGTGCTTACAAATACTATTCTGGATCAAATTTTAAAACATATAGAAGGTTATTTGATTGCACCAACAATAGTGCGTTTAGCAATGAACGGAATGTTTCACAAATATTTTATGGAAACTTCTTTCAGGCCGGAAGAGTTTCATAAATCTCCTGAAAATTTTAAAAAGATATTAGACTTTCTTGTCCATCTGGGATGGTTCATGGAAAAAAATGGCAATTATCAATTTACAGAAACGGGTTTGTTTTTTGCAAAGAGAGCCAGTGCTTACGGCGTTACAGTTTCTTATTTGCCAACATTTGCTAAAATTGAAGAATTAATTTTTGGAGATCCGGCCGTCTTACGGATGGTAATCGATGGCGAAAACGAAATTCATGTTGATCGCGAAATGAATGTATGGGGAAGCGGCGGTGCTCATGATACTTACTTTAAAGTAGTAGATGAGATTATCATTAGCCTTTTTAACCTGCCTATTGAAGAACAGCCTAAAGGAATCCTGGATATGGGTTGTGGCAACGGCGCTTTTTTGCAGCACATTTTTGAAGTAATTGACAGGCAAACTTTAAGAGGAAAAATGCTGGATGAATATCCCCTGTTTCTTGTTGGGGCAGATTATAATCAGGCAGCTCTGAAAGTAACCAGAGCTAATCTTATAAAGGCAGATATTTGGGCAAAGGTAATTTGGGGAGATATTGGACGCCCGGATTTACTTTCGGATGACTTAAGAGAAAATTACAATATTGACCTGAAAGATTTACTTAATGTGAGGACTTTTTTAGATCACAACCGAATTTGGACAGATCCGAAACACATCAACAAAGATAGAATTAGTACCTCTACCGGCGCATTTGCTTATAGAGGAAAAAGGATCAGCAGCAATCTGGTAGAAGATAATCTATTAGAACATCTGCAAAAATGGTCACCCTACGTTCGTAAATTCGGTTTGCTTCTGATTGAATTACATACGATAAATCCAAAACTGGCAGCCCATAATTTAGGAAAAACTCCCGCAACGGCCTATGATGCCACTCATGGGTTTTCCGATCAATATATTGTTGAGATAGACGTTTTTAATAAAGTTGCAGCAGAAGCTGGATTATTTCCGGATAAATCAATTTTTAAACGTTTTCCAGATGCCGATATTGCTACAGTAAGTATCAATTTATTAAAAGGAAACTGA
- a CDS encoding T9SS type A sorting domain-containing protein has translation MKKILFLLLLSTTKCLAQIYFGSTANMYVKNEILFVQQNINLAAADSNLYLRNNAQLIQGTTGVSANTGLGKLSVYQEGTSDNFEYNYWCSPVGNASASSGNENFGITMLNQPITSINSNAALVVTGNDGIANPLSISSVWIYKLINANNYSQWIFVGNASTLAPGEGFSMKGTSGTDSTNPEGTGIVNNPGSAQRYDFRGKPNDGNITINLGANNSTLTGNPYPSALHLNAFLLDASNAATRGIAYFWEQDKNVNSHYLAAYRGGYGSYSPLLLGSEGLYVPATFNSYNQDGTLNTAGVSSGLSIPRRFAPIGQGFVIFANANGTATFKNEHRVYTKESVGVSQFEKPTKPTAKTDNSNDKSEEINVVQYFRLNTIIDNQFTRQLALAFLPEASDGIDFGIDALNMDTSPPNDVAFRIENGNYVIQGVNFDQTKKIPLTVKATTTATFKFYIPEVKNFDNSQAIYLYDALDQSYHDIKNGTYQVIVSPGSYSERFKITFTSETLGVPDVAGKQFIIYQDNSKNSLRASNPNNIVMKSLKIYDMLGKVVLSKEDLGSESNFSFSTSGLSYGIYIVEFLTTENEKLTQKVVISNSLR, from the coding sequence ATGAAAAAAATATTATTTTTATTACTACTTAGTACTACGAAATGTTTAGCTCAGATTTATTTTGGATCTACTGCCAATATGTACGTTAAAAACGAAATCCTTTTTGTACAGCAAAACATTAATCTGGCAGCAGCAGACTCCAATTTATATCTTCGGAATAATGCGCAACTAATTCAGGGTACAACTGGTGTATCAGCAAATACAGGACTTGGAAAATTATCAGTGTATCAGGAAGGGACAAGTGATAATTTTGAATATAATTACTGGTGTTCACCTGTTGGAAATGCCTCTGCATCATCCGGAAATGAAAATTTCGGAATTACAATGCTTAACCAGCCCATCACTTCAATAAATTCAAATGCCGCGCTAGTGGTTACTGGTAATGATGGAATTGCCAATCCGCTTTCAATTTCATCAGTTTGGATTTACAAGTTAATAAATGCCAATAATTATTCGCAATGGATATTTGTAGGAAATGCAAGCACGCTAGCTCCAGGAGAAGGTTTTTCTATGAAAGGAACCAGCGGTACTGATAGTACAAATCCGGAAGGAACCGGCATAGTAAACAACCCCGGTAGTGCCCAAAGATATGATTTTAGAGGAAAACCAAATGATGGAAATATTACAATTAACTTAGGTGCTAATAATTCAACTTTAACAGGTAATCCATATCCATCGGCCCTGCATTTAAACGCATTTCTTTTAGATGCTTCAAATGCGGCTACCAGAGGAATCGCTTATTTTTGGGAACAGGACAAAAACGTAAATTCTCATTACCTGGCAGCTTATAGAGGAGGGTATGGAAGTTATTCACCCTTGTTACTAGGTTCTGAAGGCTTATATGTACCTGCAACATTCAATTCTTATAATCAGGATGGAACTTTAAATACAGCGGGGGTATCATCAGGACTTTCTATCCCGCGCAGATTTGCCCCAATAGGTCAGGGATTTGTAATTTTTGCCAATGCTAATGGTACAGCCACATTTAAAAACGAACACCGCGTCTATACCAAAGAAAGTGTAGGTGTTTCTCAGTTTGAAAAACCGACAAAACCAACTGCTAAAACGGATAATTCAAATGATAAGAGTGAGGAAATAAATGTTGTTCAGTATTTTAGATTAAATACAATTATCGACAATCAATTTACCCGACAGCTGGCATTGGCTTTTTTGCCCGAGGCTTCAGACGGTATAGATTTTGGTATTGATGCTCTGAACATGGATACCAGCCCTCCTAATGATGTGGCTTTTCGAATCGAAAATGGTAATTATGTTATTCAGGGAGTAAATTTTGATCAGACCAAAAAAATACCATTAACAGTTAAAGCAACTACTACTGCTACTTTTAAATTTTATATACCTGAAGTAAAGAATTTTGATAATTCACAGGCCATTTATCTTTATGATGCTCTTGATCAATCCTATCATGATATCAAAAACGGAACTTATCAGGTGATAGTTTCTCCCGGATCATATTCAGAAAGATTTAAAATCACCTTTACAAGTGAGACACTTGGCGTACCTGATGTAGCTGGAAAGCAATTTATAATTTATCAGGATAATAGTAAAAACAGTTTACGAGCTTCAAATCCAAACAATATAGTAATGAAGTCATTAAAAATATACGACATGCTTGGCAAAGTAGTCTTATCGAAAGAGGATCTTGGGAGTGAATCTAATTTTTCTTTTTCAACCAGTGGTTTAAGTTATGGAATCTATATAGTGGAGTTCTTAACAACAGAAAATGAAAAATTAACTCAAAAAGTTGTTATTTCAAATTCACTTCGATAA
- a CDS encoding NAD(P)/FAD-dependent oxidoreductase — translation MEHKQTSWVICPECQGRGKKSQRLSKKVKLRYQTELDLFEKTNGEGKTPVRPKAHLYLCLNCSGSGLIPSANSPVADKENYPHVAIIGGGIGGVALAVACLHRRIPFTLYERDINFDARSQGYGLTLQQASKAIEGLGIFSLEDGVTSTRHIVHNTEGKVIGEWGIRKWLQSETKNSPKRTNVHIARQSLRLALLEQLGGSDAVQWGHQLIDFKESDEEEMELTFQVDGEIKSVRADLIVGADGIRSSVRRLLIGEDSTPLRYLDCIVILGICPLDTLEGVDSSLLDSATVFQTANGNERIYIMPYTADSVMWQLSFPMPEKEAKTLSAKGPKALKEEACRRTQWHDPVPQILAATLEAQISGYPVYDRKLLKSELLENSGHVTLIGDAAHPMSPFKGQGANQALLDALSLARGIFKGCKSLSYWKKAGLRESVLNEFESEMLKRSATKVKDSAAAAQFLHSEIVLFEGDEPRGRFLKKKEM, via the coding sequence GTGGAGCATAAACAAACAAGCTGGGTTATTTGTCCCGAATGTCAGGGGCGCGGTAAAAAAAGTCAAAGGCTTAGTAAAAAAGTGAAGCTCCGCTACCAGACAGAACTCGATCTGTTTGAAAAAACGAATGGCGAAGGAAAAACTCCTGTTCGTCCTAAAGCACACTTATACTTATGCCTGAATTGTTCGGGATCGGGCTTAATTCCTTCTGCCAACTCTCCTGTTGCTGATAAAGAAAACTACCCACACGTTGCTATTATTGGTGGCGGTATTGGAGGAGTGGCTCTGGCTGTAGCTTGTTTGCATCGCAGAATTCCTTTTACTCTTTATGAACGCGATATTAACTTTGATGCCCGATCTCAAGGTTACGGGCTTACTCTTCAGCAAGCCAGTAAAGCAATTGAAGGCTTGGGTATTTTCTCTTTAGAAGATGGTGTTACTTCAACAAGACATATTGTTCATAATACAGAAGGGAAAGTGATTGGGGAATGGGGGATTAGAAAATGGTTACAATCTGAGACCAAAAATTCTCCAAAACGTACAAATGTGCATATAGCCCGCCAATCATTACGATTAGCCCTACTGGAGCAACTGGGCGGATCTGATGCGGTACAATGGGGGCATCAATTAATTGATTTTAAAGAATCTGATGAGGAAGAGATGGAATTAACTTTTCAGGTCGACGGAGAAATTAAAAGTGTCAGGGCAGATCTTATTGTAGGAGCCGATGGTATTCGTAGTTCGGTACGGAGATTACTAATTGGTGAAGATAGTACCCCTTTACGTTACTTAGACTGTATTGTTATTTTGGGTATTTGTCCATTAGATACTCTGGAAGGTGTTGATAGTTCTTTATTAGATTCAGCTACTGTATTTCAAACCGCCAATGGTAATGAGCGAATTTACATAATGCCTTATACAGCCGATTCGGTGATGTGGCAACTTAGCTTTCCAATGCCAGAAAAAGAAGCTAAGACACTAAGCGCAAAAGGGCCTAAGGCACTCAAGGAAGAAGCCTGTCGAAGAACACAATGGCACGATCCTGTTCCCCAGATTTTAGCGGCAACTCTGGAAGCTCAAATTTCTGGTTATCCTGTATATGACCGGAAATTATTAAAATCAGAATTGTTAGAGAATAGCGGACACGTAACTTTGATTGGAGATGCAGCTCATCCAATGAGTCCATTCAAAGGACAGGGTGCAAATCAGGCTCTGCTAGATGCACTCTCGTTGGCACGTGGAATCTTCAAAGGATGTAAATCTTTATCTTACTGGAAAAAAGCTGGATTAAGAGAAAGTGTATTAAATGAGTTTGAGTCCGAAATGTTGAAACGCAGTGCTACTAAAGTAAAAGATTCAGCAGCGGCAGCACAGTTTTTACATTCCGAAATTGTACTATTTGAGGGTGATGAACCTCGAGGACGGTTCTTAAAGAAAAAAGAGATGTAG
- a CDS encoding response regulator — protein MNKGGPIIIIEDDQDDQEILGLVFKELNYKNEVIFFGDGELALDYLISTAIEPFIIFSDINMPKLNGIELRSKIHENEDLRMKSIPYLFFTTGAEQQHVVEAYSKSVQGFFIKPYDFIEMKDMIQSIVEYWQKCVSPNYIK, from the coding sequence ATGAATAAAGGCGGACCAATAATAATTATAGAAGATGATCAGGATGATCAGGAAATCCTGGGGTTGGTATTTAAAGAACTTAATTATAAGAATGAAGTCATTTTTTTTGGTGATGGAGAATTAGCGCTTGATTATCTAATTTCAACAGCTATTGAACCCTTTATTATATTCTCGGATATAAATATGCCTAAATTAAATGGAATAGAGTTACGTTCAAAAATTCATGAAAATGAAGATTTGAGAATGAAGTCCATTCCTTATTTATTTTTCACTACAGGTGCCGAGCAGCAACATGTTGTCGAAGCCTATTCAAAATCGGTACAAGGATTTTTTATAAAGCCGTACGATTTTATAGAAATGAAAGATATGATACAAAGTATTGTAGAATATTGGCAGAAATGTGTTTCGCCCAACTATATAAAATAG
- a CDS encoding ATP-binding protein, whose protein sequence is MNIKEKNDKKEIILSQEQIVQNIQKENLNVELDVVNNPATFQNNKKHTAKIHNLKEQLKAKEQLLNNHINAINTSNGSIEFDLEGNILSANKNFLEIMGYNEIDLLGKHHSIFVDPSYSKSNAYQLFWSSLKKGIYQKDEFIRVAKNGKLIWLFGSYNPILDTLGKPYKILKIATDITLAKTQFLQLAVQAQEKEKRASELIIANKELAFQNAEKEKRAAELVVANKELKFQNEQKEKRASELIVANKELAFQNKEKEKRAAELVIANKELKFQNEQKEKRASELIIANKELAFQNKEKEKRAAELVIANKELKFQNEQKEKRASELIIANKELAFQNEEKEKRAAELVIANKELKFQNEQKEKRASELIIANKELAFQNKEKEKRAAELVIANKELKFQNEQKEQRAKELIIANKELAFQNKEKEKRAAELVIANKELKFQNEQKEKRASELIIANKELAIQSKEKEKRAAELIIANKKLAAENILKQKRKVEKEKRAAELIVTNRELAYQEKRSKELTLANDELKKAQEELESFSYSVSHDLRAPIRAINGYTQILIEDHIDAIDDDGKNVLQAIVKNSNKMGVLIDDLLAFSKLGRKQVASININMATLLSTVISDMIIEKGENTPIFEIDDLAPAHGDPSLIKQVWVNLISNAIKYSKYKSETRIKITSTSKNDKIIYSIKDWGSGFDMEYYDKLFGVFQRLHSQEEFSGTGIGLAIVQKIVNRHYGTVWAESKLDAGAVFYFSLPEIKH, encoded by the coding sequence ATGAATATCAAAGAAAAAAATGACAAAAAGGAAATAATCCTTTCGCAAGAACAAATCGTTCAAAATATCCAAAAAGAAAATCTTAATGTGGAACTTGATGTAGTAAATAATCCGGCTACATTTCAGAATAATAAAAAACATACCGCAAAAATCCATAACCTCAAGGAGCAGCTAAAAGCAAAAGAGCAGCTTCTAAACAATCATATCAATGCCATCAATACCTCAAATGGGTCGATAGAATTTGATCTTGAAGGTAATATCCTGAGTGCCAATAAGAATTTTCTTGAAATTATGGGCTATAATGAAATTGATTTGCTCGGGAAACATCACAGCATCTTTGTTGATCCCTCCTATTCAAAATCAAATGCCTATCAATTGTTTTGGAGCAGCTTAAAAAAAGGAATTTATCAAAAAGATGAATTCATCCGGGTTGCTAAAAATGGTAAATTAATATGGCTTTTTGGCAGTTATAACCCCATTTTGGATACTTTGGGCAAACCCTATAAAATTTTAAAAATTGCCACAGATATTACGCTCGCAAAAACACAATTTTTGCAGTTGGCGGTTCAGGCGCAGGAAAAAGAAAAAAGGGCATCTGAATTAATCATAGCTAATAAAGAACTTGCTTTTCAAAATGCCGAAAAAGAAAAACGTGCCGCCGAACTAGTTGTAGCCAATAAGGAATTAAAATTTCAGAACGAACAAAAAGAAAAACGGGCATCTGAACTCATCGTAGCCAATAAAGAACTTGCTTTTCAAAATAAAGAAAAGGAAAAACGTGCGGCTGAATTAGTCATTGCCAATAAAGAATTAAAATTTCAAAACGAACAAAAAGAAAAACGGGCATCTGAACTCATCATAGCCAATAAAGAACTTGCTTTTCAAAATAAGGAAAAGGAAAAACGTGCGGCTGAATTGGTTATTGCCAATAAAGAATTAAAATTTCAAAACGAACAAAAAGAAAAACGGGCATCTGAACTCATCATAGCCAATAAAGAACTTGCTTTTCAAAATGAGGAAAAAGAAAAAAGGGCGGCTGAATTAGTTATTGCAAATAAAGAACTGAAGTTTCAGAACGAACAAAAAGAAAAAAGGGCATCTGAACTCATCATAGCCAATAAAGAACTTGCTTTTCAAAATAAGGAAAAGGAAAAACGTGCGGCTGAACTAGTTATCGCTAATAAAGAATTAAAATTTCAAAACGAACAAAAAGAACAGCGGGCCAAGGAATTAATTATAGCTAATAAAGAACTTGCTTTTCAAAATAAGGAAAAAGAAAAACGTGCAGCTGAATTAGTTATTGCCAATAAAGAATTAAAATTTCAGAACGAACAAAAAGAAAAACGGGCATCTGAACTCATCATAGCCAATAAAGAACTTGCTATTCAGAGTAAGGAAAAAGAAAAACGTGCAGCTGAATTGATTATTGCAAATAAGAAATTAGCCGCTGAAAACATTCTGAAACAAAAAAGAAAAGTAGAGAAAGAGAAGCGAGCAGCGGAATTAATCGTTACCAATCGAGAACTTGCTTATCAGGAAAAACGAAGCAAAGAATTGACCCTGGCAAACGATGAACTCAAGAAAGCCCAGGAAGAGCTAGAGTCGTTTTCCTATTCTGTTTCGCATGATCTTCGTGCGCCAATACGTGCCATAAACGGCTATACACAAATTTTAATAGAGGATCATATTGATGCCATAGACGACGATGGAAAAAATGTTCTCCAAGCCATAGTAAAAAACTCCAATAAAATGGGAGTACTAATAGATGACTTATTGGCTTTTAGCAAATTAGGTCGTAAACAAGTAGCTTCTATAAATATAAATATGGCAACACTATTAAGTACTGTTATAAGCGATATGATAATTGAAAAAGGCGAAAATACTCCAATATTCGAAATCGATGACCTCGCTCCTGCACACGGAGATCCATCACTTATCAAACAAGTATGGGTAAATTTAATTTCAAATGCAATCAAATATTCAAAATATAAATCAGAAACCAGAATTAAGATAACATCAACTTCCAAAAATGATAAAATCATATATAGTATAAAAGATTGGGGATCAGGTTTTGACATGGAATATTATGATAAATTATTCGGTGTCTTTCAGCGCCTGCACTCGCAGGAAGAGTTTTCAGGAACAGGCATAGGCCTTGCTATTGTACAAAAAATAGTAAACCGACACTACGGAACAGTGTGGGCAGAATCAAAATTAGATGCAGGTGCAGTATTTTACTTTAGCCTGCCAGAAATAAAACATTAA